A window of Halobellus sp. LT62 contains these coding sequences:
- a CDS encoding signal peptidase I, giving the protein MSLRDREDVRRAANVVGLLLLIAAVVPFVVYGAPQVVGADHGFVVLSGSMEPAMSPGDAIIVREASPEEIEERDIITYRTDSDTPTTHRVVDVVEQDGSVAYATKGDANEDADPGSIAHEQVIGEVLFVIPLLGYVVQFVNTTVGFAALVVLPLLLFTLSELRALLRSVDDETNPNEAAADGGQRDAPTPETPDSEKPVAEDEPESGGSITLTRSSLQLLGLVFALYLPYSAYVAYTTRAAWSITVAVATGIALLFVGGLYAGSGGQASTSDEQPATSDEQAAGDGSYDGLADGGSGTDSSVSPKRSVEPDGGERVSHTDGRGDSDGDSARGTSAPEASAVEDAGRPGSGGIDDG; this is encoded by the coding sequence ATGAGCCTGCGTGATCGCGAGGACGTTCGAAGGGCGGCCAACGTCGTCGGGCTCCTGCTCTTGATCGCCGCGGTGGTCCCCTTCGTCGTCTACGGGGCCCCGCAGGTCGTCGGAGCCGACCACGGCTTCGTCGTTCTCTCCGGCAGTATGGAACCGGCGATGTCGCCCGGCGACGCGATCATCGTCCGCGAGGCGTCCCCCGAGGAGATCGAAGAACGAGACATCATCACCTACCGGACCGACAGCGACACGCCGACGACGCACCGCGTGGTCGACGTGGTCGAGCAGGACGGGAGCGTCGCGTACGCGACAAAGGGTGACGCGAACGAGGACGCAGATCCCGGATCGATCGCGCACGAGCAGGTGATCGGCGAGGTGCTGTTCGTCATCCCGCTCTTGGGATACGTCGTCCAGTTCGTCAACACAACCGTCGGGTTCGCCGCCCTCGTCGTCCTCCCGCTGCTGTTGTTCACGCTCTCGGAACTCAGAGCGCTCCTGCGCTCGGTCGACGACGAGACCAACCCGAACGAAGCAGCGGCGGACGGCGGCCAGCGCGACGCGCCAACACCTGAGACCCCCGACTCGGAGAAACCAGTGGCTGAGGACGAACCCGAAAGCGGCGGGTCGATCACGCTGACGAGATCGAGTCTCCAGTTGCTCGGACTCGTCTTCGCGCTGTATCTCCCCTACAGCGCCTACGTCGCGTACACGACGAGAGCGGCGTGGTCGATCACGGTTGCGGTCGCGACCGGCATCGCACTGCTGTTCGTCGGTGGTCTGTACGCGGGAAGCGGCGGACAAGCGTCGACGAGCGATGAGCAACCGGCGACGAGCGATGAACAAGCGGCAGGGGATGGTTCGTACGATGGACTCGCCGACGGCGGGTCCGGAACCGACTCGTCGGTGTCTCCGAAACGCAGCGTCGAACCCGACGGCGGCGAGCGCGTGTCTCACACGGACGGTCGCGGCGACTCCGACGGCGACTCAGCGCGCGGAACCAGCGCTCCCGAAGCCTCCGCCGTCGAGGACGCCGGGAGACCGGGTTCGGGAGGGATCGACGATGGCTGA
- a CDS encoding HAD family hydrolase — translation MDRYDLLYRLYEEYETDTLRDLQNFVDLFPPVDSRVALEYWQDASDELDGRKREIAQSFAAGETMAEIAARATREQTFSALDLHSKYGRSVNALVLDVDETLRSAGRTDNEIPRETLHLLTELHETGIPIVICTGQTLENVKGFMIQGLGTELVHSGSFSIVYEAGTGVFTPGHGSDTKRLLYETLDEEIQEVFSLVRSRVLTAAPAELRRSLHLQGNEFNVTLKPNFDVGSDAAEEVIDEGLVYLIDLLGQAVVETVEGVENVGIEARDAPADSSGRSIDWARAYYAAADPEIDAVLAEQDATPDCDVERIPTEIRSRFDRIDVAYYHADAAEIGSLDLDKPTGVQSALDVLDIDDPFCLVMGDSKSDLRIMEWAEASDAGLAAAPEHASESVLEHVRSTDELIYDPGDAGSILRIISVLNQLSEW, via the coding sequence ATGGATCGGTACGATCTCCTCTATCGACTCTACGAGGAGTACGAGACGGACACGCTCCGCGATCTGCAGAACTTCGTCGATCTCTTTCCGCCGGTCGACTCCCGCGTCGCACTCGAGTATTGGCAGGACGCGAGCGACGAGCTCGACGGCCGAAAGCGCGAGATCGCGCAGTCGTTCGCAGCGGGCGAGACGATGGCCGAAATCGCCGCCCGCGCGACGCGCGAGCAGACGTTCTCCGCGCTCGATCTCCACTCGAAGTACGGGCGATCGGTGAACGCGCTCGTCCTCGACGTCGACGAGACGCTCCGTTCTGCGGGTCGAACCGACAACGAGATTCCGCGGGAGACGCTGCACCTCCTGACGGAACTGCACGAAACGGGGATCCCGATCGTGATCTGCACGGGTCAGACCCTCGAAAACGTGAAGGGATTTATGATTCAGGGACTCGGGACAGAGTTGGTCCACTCGGGTTCGTTCAGCATCGTCTACGAGGCCGGGACCGGGGTGTTCACCCCGGGTCACGGATCCGACACGAAGCGACTCCTCTATGAGACGCTCGACGAGGAGATTCAAGAGGTCTTCTCGCTGGTCCGCTCCCGCGTGCTCACCGCCGCCCCGGCGGAGTTGCGACGCTCGCTGCACCTCCAAGGAAACGAGTTCAACGTGACGCTGAAGCCGAACTTCGACGTCGGCAGCGACGCCGCCGAGGAGGTCATCGACGAGGGCCTCGTCTATCTGATCGACCTGCTCGGACAGGCGGTCGTCGAAACCGTCGAGGGCGTCGAGAACGTCGGCATCGAAGCGCGCGACGCACCGGCAGACTCTTCCGGTCGATCGATCGACTGGGCACGCGCGTACTACGCCGCCGCCGACCCGGAAATCGATGCCGTGCTCGCAGAGCAGGATGCGACGCCCGACTGCGACGTCGAGCGAATCCCGACAGAGATCCGATCCCGATTCGACCGCATCGACGTCGCCTATTATCACGCCGACGCCGCGGAGATCGGCTCGCTCGACCTCGATAAGCCGACCGGCGTACAGAGCGCACTCGACGTCTTAGACATCGACGATCCGTTCTGTCTCGTGATGGGCGACAGCAAATCGGACCTCCGGATTATGGAGTGGGCCGAAGCGTCTGACGCGGGGCTCGCGGCGGCACCGGAACACGCCTCCGAATCCGTCCTCGAACACGTCCGCTCGACGGACGAACTGATCTACGACCCCGGTGATGCGGGCTCGATTCTGCGGATTATCTCGGTGCTGAATCAGCTCTCAGAGTGGTAG
- a CDS encoding DUF5799 family protein, whose translation MADWTDSIVGDRMAVDREFNDQVEHSEFSSQEWGLIMTATELDIEHADDPEHARIVAETEKLPQIMPELDNVRKQMAQMGGGDQSSGGSGILDSLKGALGLGNGTGQSDQERLEAAERLTQAYADALQSHLESNGKWEQVRIAYQE comes from the coding sequence ATGGCAGACTGGACCGACAGCATCGTCGGGGATCGAATGGCTGTCGACCGCGAGTTCAACGACCAAGTGGAACACTCCGAGTTCTCGAGTCAGGAGTGGGGGCTCATCATGACGGCGACCGAACTAGATATCGAACACGCCGACGACCCCGAGCACGCGCGGATTGTCGCCGAAACCGAGAAGCTGCCACAGATTATGCCGGAGCTGGATAACGTCCGCAAACAGATGGCGCAGATGGGCGGCGGCGATCAATCGAGCGGTGGCAGCGGCATCCTCGACTCGCTGAAGGGGGCGCTTGGTCTGGGGAACGGCACCGGACAGTCCGACCAAGAGCGCCTCGAAGCGGCCGAGCGACTGACGCAGGCGTACGCCGACGCGCTGCAGTCGCACTTGGAATCGAACGGCAAGTGGGAGCAGGTCCGGATCGCCTACCAAGAGTAA
- a CDS encoding RtcB family protein: MTEHADDSGGEVREYDGIRLERVREYVWEIPRDGEMRVPARVLASEALLDQIGGDKTLQQLRNATHLPGIAEHAICMPDGHQGYGFPVGGVGATDVETGCISPGAIGYDINCGVRMMRTNLTYDDLVGHEEELVDTLFANIPSGLGGGGIVEADRDTLEAILDRGVDWALEHGYAVEDDLAHCEDEGMRPDADPNAVSQKAKDRGKNQIGSLGSGNHFLEVQRVTDIYRPEVAAEFGLEEEQIVVLIHCGSRGLGHQICSDYLREIEKRHGDLLAELPDRELAAAPAGSELAEEYYGAMCAAINFAWVNRQLIMHRTRRVFQRVFGRDWEEMEMELLYDVAHNIGKKEIHEVGVDEDGRPASPDEAVERAERELYVHRKGATRAFPAGRPELPAAYRDVGQPVIIPGSMGAGSYVLRGGEHSLDVSFGSTAHGAGRTMSRTRAKKEYWGETVREELRDQQKIYVKAQSGATVAEEAPGVYKDIDEVVRVSDELGIGDKVARTFPVCNIKG, encoded by the coding sequence ATGACCGAACACGCTGACGACAGCGGCGGCGAAGTCCGCGAATACGACGGAATCCGACTCGAACGCGTCCGCGAGTACGTCTGGGAGATTCCGCGCGACGGTGAGATGCGGGTCCCCGCGCGGGTGCTGGCGAGCGAGGCGCTGCTCGACCAGATCGGCGGCGACAAAACGCTCCAGCAACTCCGCAACGCGACGCATCTCCCGGGGATCGCCGAACACGCGATCTGTATGCCCGACGGCCACCAAGGCTACGGGTTCCCCGTCGGCGGCGTCGGCGCGACGGACGTCGAGACCGGCTGTATCTCACCGGGCGCGATCGGCTACGACATCAACTGCGGCGTCAGGATGATGCGGACGAACCTGACGTACGACGACCTCGTCGGTCACGAGGAGGAACTCGTCGACACGCTCTTCGCGAACATCCCTTCCGGACTCGGCGGCGGTGGCATCGTCGAAGCCGATCGCGACACGCTCGAAGCGATTCTGGATCGCGGCGTCGACTGGGCGCTCGAACACGGCTACGCCGTCGAGGACGACCTCGCTCACTGCGAAGACGAGGGGATGCGCCCGGACGCCGATCCGAATGCCGTATCACAGAAGGCCAAAGACCGGGGGAAGAACCAGATCGGGAGCCTCGGCTCGGGGAATCACTTCCTCGAAGTCCAGCGGGTCACCGACATCTACCGTCCGGAAGTGGCCGCGGAGTTCGGACTCGAAGAAGAGCAGATCGTCGTCCTCATCCACTGCGGCTCCCGCGGACTCGGCCACCAGATCTGTTCGGACTACCTGCGAGAGATCGAGAAGCGCCACGGCGACCTCCTCGCGGAGCTCCCGGACCGGGAGTTGGCGGCCGCGCCCGCCGGCTCGGAGTTGGCGGAGGAGTACTACGGCGCGATGTGCGCGGCGATCAACTTCGCGTGGGTGAACCGCCAGCTGATCATGCACCGGACTCGGCGCGTCTTCCAGCGCGTCTTCGGCAGAGACTGGGAGGAAATGGAGATGGAACTCCTCTACGACGTCGCGCACAACATCGGCAAAAAAGAGATTCACGAGGTCGGCGTCGACGAGGACGGCCGTCCCGCCAGTCCCGACGAAGCGGTCGAGCGGGCAGAGCGGGAGCTCTACGTCCACCGAAAGGGGGCGACCCGCGCGTTCCCCGCGGGTCGACCGGAGCTTCCCGCGGCGTACCGCGACGTGGGCCAGCCCGTCATCATCCCCGGGAGTATGGGTGCGGGCTCGTACGTCCTCCGCGGCGGCGAACACTCTCTCGACGTCTCCTTCGGCTCGACGGCCCACGGCGCGGGCCGGACGATGAGTCGGACGCGGGCAAAGAAGGAGTACTGGGGCGAGACAGTGCGAGAAGAGCTCCGCGATCAACAGAAGATCTACGTGAAGGCGCAGTCGGGCGCGACGGTCGCCGAGGAGGCACCCGGCGTCTACAAGGACATCGACGAGGTGGTTCGCGTCTCCGACGAGTTGGGCATCGGCGACAAGGTCGCACGGACGTTCCCGGTCTGCAACATCAAGGGGTAG
- a CDS encoding VOC family protein: MDVLHAALNVSDIDATLDFYESLLDLERTREAELDGQRMVFVGSDGGAEIQFLVVDEPVDPEGIDHVAIAVDDAAATVEKAQAEWGSTVVMEPQVIGDEVRLAFITDPEGYHVELIEELE; encoded by the coding sequence ATGGACGTACTTCACGCGGCGCTGAACGTCAGCGATATCGACGCGACGCTCGACTTCTACGAATCGCTTCTCGACCTCGAACGGACGAGGGAGGCCGAATTGGACGGGCAACGGATGGTGTTCGTCGGCAGCGACGGGGGCGCGGAGATTCAGTTCCTCGTGGTCGACGAACCGGTGGATCCCGAGGGGATCGATCACGTCGCTATCGCCGTCGACGACGCCGCGGCGACAGTCGAAAAAGCGCAGGCGGAGTGGGGCAGTACCGTCGTGATGGAGCCGCAAGTCATCGGCGACGAAGTTCGTCTCGCTTTCATCACCGACCCCGAGGGCTATCACGTCGAACTCATCGAGGAACTGGAGTAA
- a CDS encoding DUF7385 family protein, translated as MGERFDQHAVRHRMKLLRSDGEVTLYANRDDVSCPACGDPFGRILLTEQRSHSFDLSDADRLCVTRESDRLLVCTHG; from the coding sequence ATGGGAGAGAGATTCGACCAGCACGCGGTCCGGCATCGGATGAAACTGCTCCGCTCGGACGGCGAAGTCACGCTCTACGCGAACCGAGACGACGTCTCCTGTCCCGCTTGTGGTGATCCGTTCGGACGGATTCTCCTCACTGAGCAGCGGTCGCATTCGTTCGACCTTTCCGACGCCGACCGACTCTGCGTGACCCGCGAGTCGGATCGGCTCCTCGTGTGCACACACGGTTGA
- a CDS encoding DUF7117 family protein, with protein MRIRGHRRCKECEREWSYFETGTVNCPDCGSLRSVGVGERERHTDSAVTLDLSPHRAELDDNTDLEDVAEELKATLRDYVRQRGFVRGGALRPVDDTVLAAAELLHAVDVLVRARDPTDDARLYVLELLRGADDGERTDPSSVPDSMTAARGLAYAEVLSTFCSDLGAWLDDHPDAAAGRVRETLETHLRRIEAIQGDVPVAESDRLVRASRDLVAYLTEDDETALVRTEERLSQMD; from the coding sequence ATGCGAATTCGTGGCCACCGCCGCTGCAAAGAGTGCGAGCGCGAGTGGTCGTACTTCGAGACGGGGACGGTGAACTGCCCCGACTGCGGGAGCCTCCGGAGCGTCGGCGTCGGTGAGCGCGAGCGCCACACCGACAGCGCTGTCACGCTCGATCTGTCTCCGCACCGCGCCGAACTCGACGACAACACCGATCTCGAAGACGTCGCCGAGGAACTGAAGGCGACGCTGCGAGACTACGTCCGACAGCGGGGGTTCGTCCGCGGCGGTGCCCTGCGGCCCGTCGACGACACGGTGCTCGCGGCCGCGGAGCTACTGCACGCCGTCGACGTCTTGGTTCGCGCCCGCGATCCCACCGATGACGCGCGTCTGTACGTCCTCGAACTGCTCCGCGGTGCCGACGACGGCGAGCGGACGGACCCGTCGTCGGTTCCCGACTCGATGACCGCCGCCCGCGGGCTGGCGTACGCCGAGGTCCTTTCGACCTTCTGTAGCGACCTCGGCGCGTGGCTCGACGACCACCCGGACGCGGCCGCGGGCCGCGTCCGTGAGACGCTCGAAACGCACCTTCGACGTATCGAGGCGATTCAGGGAGACGTGCCGGTCGCGGAGTCCGATCGGCTCGTGCGGGCGTCGCGAGATCTCGTCGCCTATCTGACCGAGGACGATGAGACGGCGCTGGTCAGGACCGAAGAGCGGCTCTCGCAGATGGACTGA
- a CDS encoding PadR family transcriptional regulator has translation MYDLTGFQRDLLYVIAGLEEPHGLAIKEELEEYYEKEIHHGRLYPNLDTLVEKGLVDKGQRDRRTNYYTLTRRGRREIAARKDWEGNYINVSFEGIDD, from the coding sequence ATGTACGACTTGACAGGATTTCAGCGCGACTTGCTGTACGTAATCGCCGGTCTCGAAGAACCCCACGGGCTCGCGATCAAAGAGGAACTCGAAGAATACTACGAAAAGGAGATCCACCACGGGCGGCTGTACCCGAACCTCGACACCCTCGTCGAAAAGGGGCTCGTCGACAAAGGTCAGCGCGACCGGCGGACGAACTACTACACGCTCACGCGACGCGGCCGACGCGAAATCGCGGCGCGAAAGGACTGGGAAGGCAACTACATCAACGTCTCCTTCGAGGGCATCGACGACTGA